GTAATTTGATTAGGCTTCATTTAATGGTGTGCCTCATGTTATGTAAATTTATATGCTCAATTAAAACATAAACTTGGGAACTGAAAATCATATGTCCATCTAAATATGAGACTTAAACACTTTTGGCTAATATGTCCTCATCATTAGATCGCAATCGAACTAGGAACAAAAAACCTCCGGTATGTGCACTAGAAGAGATCGTAAAGAATGGTCTTTCTTTTTTGCCATGTATCCTTTCGCATCCATCTTAAAGACCAAACTAAAGAGTCAAAATATGATGGAACTCCCTCTAATGGAGTCGGTTTGTTCCacgacttaaaaaaaaaaaaaagcatgatgCATCGTCTGTGAGGTAGTTCGTTTGTATCCACCTCTTTTTTCTTGTAAAGCCATCTGACCCTCTTCATCCATCTGTGAGACATTTTTCCtcttctagtttttttttctttcctttttttttttttttttccttgccaTAGGCTGTATACTGTAGAACATTATATTGTAAAaactatatattattttttttatgcatcGGTAGCATAAGTCTACGTGGAGACTGGGAATTGTATGGAAGAATTCGTGAACTCCAATGTTAATAGAATGACCTGACGTTTTCATGCGTACGCTAAAGGTTTCTTAAATTTGTGCTAAAAAAATATCTACATGGCAGATTTGATGACAGCCGAGGACAGTAACGttggggaaaaaataaaagctgGGACCACAAAATCCCACTGGAAATAACAGAATCCAAAGAACTTTAGAACTTTCCACTTGTTACAGTTACCGTGTAGATATGACCCAGACTCGCCCGCCGCTCATTCTTCTGAGCCAGTCTCCAAAAGGTCTTTCGTACTTTCTCCCAGCATTAATTTCTTCCTCCCTAGCATTAAATGCTTCCACACCCCAACGGATTTCATTTAATAACACTATTAACGAATACTTTTCAAGCCTGCGGCCACGTTATCTTTGCTCCGGCTTTCCCCTTCCTTAAATtaattgctctctctctctctacctcGACGCTCCTCTTCTCTTATTtactctctcttttctccctctcccaGTCTCCAACTTCTCTTTAATCTCTCGGGTCTCAAAGCTATCACTGGGATCAATGTTAATGGCGACGGAGGTGAGATCTTTGGCGAGGATTCTTAGTGGGtacaaggaagaggaaggggaggggaagggggagagggaggggaatcTCGTCACCCGCGATTTCGTTGGTTGTTGTGGCGGCGGTGCTGTCGGTGTCGGGATCGATTTCCAGGTCCCTCCTGCCGGTTCACAGAAACGCCTCGATTCACCTGTAATCCCCCTCTTTTCTCTTCGCCTCAATCGATTTTTCTTCGATTTCTTTGAAGATATTTGGTTTAATCTATCAGTTCTCGAGACTTCCCTTTTAATGATGACTCGTTCGGTTTCCTGCCATCTCTTTCCTATTCATACttatgtcctttttttttttatttttttaattacaatTATGAAATTTCATCGAAATATAAATCAATTTTCTGGTTTCTAGCATGCGAAAAATGCAagagctgtttttttttttttttaattgttatgTTTTTATTGAATCGTTCTCTTTTGGGCTTAAACGAGTTTTCAAATCCGTGTGTCGACAGTCCGGTCGGATACACCTGACGAAGCCCGGGTCGGCTCCGGCGAACCGCGAGCTCCAGGACCTCAACCTCCCGCCAGCCACCGACGGGGACGAAGCCGGCGGCGTCCCCCCCCCGCCAGGGGACTCCGCCGCCCTGGACCTCAACCTCGTCGCTCCCGCCGTCTCGGAGTACCGCAGCGTGTGCACTCTCGAGAAGGTCAGGTCCGCCCTCGAGAGGGCGGAGCGCGAATCTAGAGGGAGGCCGCATCAGCGAAGAATGGGCGCTTCTCCTTCGTCCTCGTCGTCGTCGGCGGCGGCCACGACCTCATCGATCAAGCGGCGTGCGGGCGAGGAGGGAGTGGACGGCTCTGATTCGTCCTTCGGTGGGTCCTTGATGGCCGCGCGGTGCCCCAGATGCCTCTTCTACGTGCTGGTGGCCAATCAGGACCCGCGGTGCCCCGGGTGTCGCTCGCACGTGCCGGTCTCCGCCATATGCAGGAAGAAGCCTAGATTCCAGTTTTAGTTCATTCAGTGACCAACTTGAGATCCAAGAACTACATAGAATTGTCACTCAGGAATATagaaaaaaacatgaaaatgagttaatagcttttttttttccctattcGTGAATGAGAAAAGAAGCTAGCTCGCACGAGATAACTATTGTTGTTTTGTTATTTGATACtattttatttgtattttatttatattgttgaCTATAAATAAACATAATCttgtaaattaaattatcaaggTTGCTTTTAAAATGTATTTTTGCGTTGGTAAAAAAGAATGATAGGAAAGAGGGATGCTTTCATCAGCTAAAGCGAAAAGCTAAGAAAGGATTTAAGTAATTGTAGAGTTTGAAAAAACTAAAGAAGCTATgaatattcatatatatatatatatatatatatatatatatatatatatatatatatatatatatatatatatatatatatatttagatgCTTTTTATTTATAAGCAGGTAttggagaaggaagaacaaTAAATAGCTGTAAGTGGCAACATCGTAACTACAAAAATAATTGCCGTCGTTAATTTGTAATTCATGACCATTTCTTGAATCAAGTGCGAACATTTATGAGTGAATAGtcaaatttattaaaattttttgataAGGCATTAACACCATAGCAAGTTGAAAAGTCAGCCAGCCAAAGCAAAATTCAAGaatatttttgagaatttagTAGTTTTGAAAGCATAGCCATTATAGAAGGATAACAAATTTTGTAGTGCTTTAAAAAGATTAGATATCTAAATATATTAGCATTAAGCCATGACTGACTCTATATATCACATTAGCTGCTCTTTCTAGTTTCAACCAATATTTAGACTATTTGGTTACCGTCCTATATGTATGTCCTAAGCAAAGGAGAATTTTGGAAGTGGTCAGTAGACAGTGATAAACATTCTTGTTTTAAATGGTTTGCAAATCCTATTATACTCCTATCTTCTTGCAAAAAGATATTTTCATCTTCGATCACTCTAAGGGAATAGTGCTCTCAACCTCTAATTTCTCAGTTATTCAGTTGATTGACTAACATTAAGATGGAGTATGGAATGTTTTAATTGAATATATCTGCCAATAACTTAGGATGTCGAATGTCCCCTTCAAATGGAGAAAAACGTTAGATGTCAAAAAAGTGACTGATATAGGGAATTCCAAATTAACAAGTGTGTGGtgcttattttttataaatatttactaAATTTTATAATAAGATGAAGAATATGTTTATAAAATCTCTAATGATCTATTCATGTTATATAGTAAATATCTTTCAGACACTATATCACCACCTAAAACCCTACATTTATTTAACTATAAATTAAAGTAATGCAATGTACTATCTGACCTAATCAAAATTGAGTATGCATGTGCAGCTAGATTAGAGTCACATATTAGGCTTGGATAGTTTCGTAAAATAGGAGGGGAAATGTATAGGggattattgatcttgagaagaGGATGCATGTTTCAATGGATTATCATATCTGAGaattttgatacataaaattgaAATCTATCTACTTTTTTCTAAAGTCCCATTGCCTAGATGTATATATTATAGCAATTATTTTTGCATTAAACATGTTGTTATATTGAACacataataaattttgaataatcaaAAGGTACATGAGAGTAGGGGATACTTACATTAGAGAAAAAAACTGATTTTTGTTTCTGAGATAAAGTGATTACTACATACGGTTAGGAAACGTTCTTACATTTCATCGAATTAAACTTGTGAAGTTTAACAACCAATCATAAATGAATTTGTATaaaccatatatatgtttacttgtttTATTCAGTTTCGGATTATTGATTGAGACGACATTGGATGTTTGTACTAGACCTTCAAGATCAAACAAGAGCTAAAAAAATTCAGACTTTGCTATTATTAAAGAAGTGGAACCCGTAACTAACATAGAAAGGCTTAGAGTCTTGCCCCTATATAAGATTCAAGGCTTTTGCTTGTGCATCATATATGGTAAATATTTGGCTTATACTGGAGTAATAAAGTGTCTCCACTCTGATCACAGATATTAtgacatttaaattttaagataAATAGCCTGTTGCCTTATCCTTTATTGGTTATTATATATACAAGAGGGATGTCACCACTAACATTCAAATCCTAAACCACTGTCAAGTGGAGAAGGGTGTTAACTAGTTGAACTAGCCATTTGAATTAACAAATGCATGTTTATGAAGGAAAAACTAACAAACATAAATTGGTTACACTTGGAAACCTCTTAATCAGCTTGTCGACATGCCTCTCCACTTTGGAGAGGTCCAAGATTCATCCTTGGTGGTGGCATCCATATTGCATTTCATAAAATGATAGTTGATTGCAATTTACAAGATAGTAGCTTCCCAAATATTTGTACTCTTTTTATGCATTATTACATGGGTAACAATATTTTTCTTGAGAAACAATATGCAAAATAGCATATATGTATGTGAGTTTCTAAGTGCATTTTGATTTAACTTGCATTAGGTTTTAACAATGTAAATGGaagaatttttagaaaaaaaagagagaagaagattaGGCAAGATTATAAGAAACCACGATCCAAATTTGATTTAGACTTAGTCCATACTTGAAAATCAGACCTATAGGTCTAGCATTAAATTTTAAGTTAGGACATGTCTTAATTAGTTAGTCATGGATCCCATATAAAATTCAATCCAACATAATCAGACACTAATGTtgactaagaaaaattaattcAAGACTGTATATCTAGTATTAAAAACTTAGACCTTAGCAAAACCTATTGAACAATGGATTGGATTTGGAAATAATTTTAGGCCTAAAAGTAATTTGCACATAGTCTAGGTAAGTTGGACTTATACTAGAGTTAACCTACTTCTAACCTAGGGAGTTCTCAAAATTTGAGGGGCATTTTAGTGGAAGCATGTCATTTTTCTTATATAGATAGGGATGTATAGCATTGTTTCCACCTCTACGAAAAGATATATAAGAGTGTTCTTATTATCTATTAGAATTGTTGGCAATATCTTCATCTCAACAGTATATCAAGAGTTCATGATTtaagaaattttgaattttaaattttgaattttgaattttgaattctatACATAGTATAAATTTAGAATTTGTTCATAGAGATCAATTTGTTATTTCTTTCTATCTTTGTATTATCCTAGTTGTAATCTCTTCTATATTTTTAacaatacatatatatgataatcGCATCATCATATTGATGAATTTTGAATTCTGTACACAATATAAATGTAGGATTGATCCTAGGGATCaatttttcatttctttctaTCTTTGTATTATCCTAGTTGTAATCTCTTTTACATTTTTAACAATGAATATATATGATAATCAATTCATCAAATTGAGATAAGAAATTTTTTTCACAATATTCTTCTTTCCTAAATCATATCAAAGCCTTCAACTTTAACTATCTTAATAGCATCCTCCTCCTACTCTATCCCTACATATACCACTTTGCCTTCAATTATTGTTCATCTTAATCAGGATAGTTTTATTAACTAGAAGGCATGTATTCAACCCCTCTTAACAACTAACCAATTATAAGATCTTGTAGATGGCTCAACCTTGCCTCTACCTCCAATGATTGTCACGACTTTAGATGATGGAAGAAATAGAAACCGATCTCTAATCTGACCAATGAGTGATGGCTTCTCTATGGTGATGATGCTTCATGTTATCAAGTTGTCACATGCATAACATATTTGGCTTGCTCTCGAATGACTTTATCTCATCTATAGCGAAGCACATTACAATACTTTTATAACAAATTTCTATGCCCTTAACAAAGGCTCACTCTCTATAAAAGATCATCTACAAGAAGCAAAGAGGATATTAACTTGGCTGTCATTAATAGACTGGTATCATCTACTAATTGATGCCATCATGTCCTGCTTAGATTTGGTCAAGAGTACGAGCACTTTGTTTCTACACTTTTTAACATGCGCCTTACTGCTAGTTTTGAAGAAATGCATGATATTTTTCTCCAATATGATAGCCAATTGAGACTCCAAGCTTCCAAAATTTATTTAGCTATGGGTGGAATTCCATCTACTACATATTATGTCCAAAAAGACAACCAATGAGATTCGCCATAGTGTACCGAGTAAGTAGCATGTAATTTCTCTAATAATAGAACATCTAAATCTTACTATCAAAAGGGCCATGATTTAAGACCTCCAAATACTACTATTGACTGGTATTCTGCAAGtagattaaaaatttttcttggctCTAATCTCGTATCCTCAAGTGCTAAAAAGCAACACACTATGGCATGTTCAAGTACTAAGGTCAAATACAAAGGGCTTGCCAATACTACTACTGAACTAATTTGAATTCAATCTTTACTACAACAATTAGGTATCCTACTTTCTCAACTATCTATATTTTAGTATTATAACTTATCTGCAAAATATCTCACTATCAGTCCTATGTTTCATGCTTCGGCCAAACATGTTGAAATtgactttcatttcatttaaGGGCGAGTAACTCGTTATCAACTTAATATCCGATTCATATCCTTCAACAACCAACTCGCTAATATATTCACTAAAGACTTGCCTTCCAATGTTTTCAATAATTGCCTTCCAAGCTGTTGGTGGTGCCCATCTTATCTTGCGGGGGTGTTAATAGTATCTTCATCGCAGCTGCATATCAAGAGTCCATGATTtaagaaattttgaattttgtacaCAACATAAATTTAGGCTTGCTTCTAGAGATCGATTTGTTATTTCTTTCTATCTTTGCATCATCCGAGTTGTAATTTCTTATATAGTTTAAATATACGTTGTGACCACCTCATAATATTGAGGTAGCAAAAGCTTCCCACAATATTCTTTTTCCCACAACTATAAAATGTGAACTCTATGGATGAGTCTTCAGCTCCAAGTTTCATCCCGTTCCTCAAGTCCTATTCATCACACGTGCtagatattaatatatataaagaTGAGAGTTTTTCTTGAAAATGAGAATTATTTAGTTAGATGGAAAGTTAcaaccctttcttctttctcacGTGCATCACATGTCAAAGACTCTTAATTAGTAACTAAACATTGTAGGTGCTACCCAACTTCCTTTTCCACAAATTTGCTATCAAGTATTTGGGTTATGGGGCCCAATAGTATCCTAAATAAACTCCAATGTCCTAAACCTAGTCACAGCCCTATCAAAAACATTAGATTTATCAGCTTTAGTTTGTTCACTTGGATCACTGATTCCTTCTCTCCATCAATCTCTATATTGTCTTgcttattttctttataattttttacaaCTTCCCCTTTCCAGAGCTTTCATTGGAGATAGAGGTAAATGTGGTGGAAGCATCTGATGATGACTTTGGTTTCATGAAATATAATACCTCACAAATCCCCACATGAATTTAATTTATATGTTTTATAGTTTCTCCACTTGTCTCTTCTATTTTGTTCTTCAAATTTATACAAAACATACAATCTTTCATGTAATTTTGGTTGTTTACTAAGCAGTTAGAAGTCAAACCTTTAGTTTATATATAGAAGCACAATGCTGAACAACTTTTAAACCAGTTGGCATGCATGCTCCTTGACATGTTTTAACCAAAATAATATTATCTTTGCTCTTACAAAATCTCATAGAGAGTGAGAGAGGTACTTCATTGTGTCAAAACTTATTCTCATCCTTATCTGTTTAGTCACTTTCAGGATTTAGAAGAACTATGAGGTTGCATGAGCTTTCCATATAAGAAACAATTGAGTAGGCCACCTATCCTCTGACTGGGCGTGTAAGTATCACACAATCTCTTCCTTtacctcttttctcttttttatcaAGGAAATACTTTTCCATTACTAAAATTTCTTTCCTATATATTTAGAGTCATTGCATGGCTATCAAGGTTGCTTTTGAAGGAGTATGAAGATAATATTAGAATATTAGCAGCAAGTTTTGTTAATTGTCATTTTGTGCATAAGCACCAATCAGCCACTTGATTGGCTCAAAACTCAGAAAATTAATTGATGAGTTTTATATATGGAAACCTTGTGAGCTAAGAGGTTTACCTATAGTTTATAGAGCTAAGTACCATAATAGGAGCAGATGGTGCTAATGTAATACTTGGTAGATGTTAATGAAAGATTTCTTATAATTAAAGGAGAAACATGAAGGGTTGCTCCCTTTATGAGTGCTTATATTGTATAAGCAAGAATGGAGAGTTTCATTCGCACCAATTTGTCTTAGTGTATATTGTCAT
The sequence above is drawn from the Phoenix dactylifera cultivar Barhee BC4 unplaced genomic scaffold, palm_55x_up_171113_PBpolish2nd_filt_p 000007F, whole genome shotgun sequence genome and encodes:
- the LOC103705417 gene encoding uncharacterized protein LOC103705417, producing the protein MLMATEVRSLARILSGYKEEEGEGKGEREGNLVTRDFVGCCGGGAVGVGIDFQVPPAGSQKRLDSPSGRIHLTKPGSAPANRELQDLNLPPATDGDEAGGVPPPPGDSAALDLNLVAPAVSEYRSVCTLEKVRSALERAERESRGRPHQRRMGASPSSSSSSAAATTSSIKRRAGEEGVDGSDSSFGGSLMAARCPRCLFYVLVANQDPRCPGCRSHVPVSAICRKKPRFQF